A region from the Onthophagus taurus isolate NC chromosome 8, IU_Otau_3.0, whole genome shotgun sequence genome encodes:
- the LOC139431293 gene encoding piggyBac transposable element-derived protein 4-like: MSDSSSNDTDVEYGNLEESGSDESEESDLESDEICSDEDHFHLSRTWCAIDTDQPPPAPPRFSFVGTPGCTFPIPDGQDVLAYYQLFVDDYLINLLVTETNRFAQQQPGSSATPWAPVTVAEMHIFLAIKILQGIVKKPQERMYWSTAEVFQTPIFSKLFTYQRFYQIQRYLHFADNVTYNSATHPHPKLNKIWPVYENLNGKFSSLYIPERDVSIDESLMMYKGRLSWIQYLPLKRARFGIKLYLLCESKSGYVHSSIIYTGKGTLISNKYKNWPMSSQIVLSLMEPLLNLGYCVTTDNFYTSPQLADFLAQRKTDSYGTMRMNRQEVPKEIREKKLKKGEITAFQRGKVMVLKWRDKKDVCMLSTVHNSARETTKKRDKDGGLIKKPKVIIDYNNTMGGVDRLDQHLHDYPIARKRGKKYYKKIFFHLLDMSLWNAFVLYNKNGGQKNNLQFRQALIEKLIENFHSTSSTRKGRPSYQPGPLRLTERHFPEYVPPTKKKAAPYLADDENDIPIYQKPYRKPYTQKLEMKQQIDKMLKQRIIRESSSPWSSPVSLVPKKLDASDDIIFSTSLQEHKDRIEEVFKRLIENGVKISLDKCYYRKFIRDFAKVTEPFTKFLSKEHSTVVMDETYKSCFEKCKELLCNDPILIYPDFTKPFIITTDASNVG; the protein is encoded by the exons ATGAGTGATAGTAGTAGTAATGATACTGACGTCGAATACGGCAATTTAGAAGAAAGTGGATCTGATGAAAGTGAGGAGAGTGATCTTGAATCAGATGAAATCTGTTCCGATGAAGATCATTTTCATTTATCAAGAACTTGGTGTGCCATTGATACAGATCAGCCACCCCCTGCACCACCTAGATTTTCATTTGTGGGAACCCCAGGTTGCACTTTTCCAATACCTGATGGTCAAGATGTTTTGGcatattaccaattatttgTTGATGACTATTTGATAAACCTTCTGGTGACCGAAACGAACAGATTTGCCCAACAACAGCCGGGATCATCAGCGACACCTTGGGCACCTGTAACTGTTGCAGAAATGCATATCTTCCTTGCCATAAAAATTCTTCAAGGTATTGTGAAGAAACCACAAGAAAGAATGTATTGGTCAACAGCTGAAGTGTTTCAGACACCTATATTTTCTAAACTTTTCACATACCAACGATTTTATCAAATCCAAAGATATTTACATTTTGCGGATAATGTAACTTACAATAGTGCTACACACCCACACCccaaattgaataaaatttggcCTGTATATGAGAATCTAAATGGCAAGTTTAGTTCTCTATACATTCCTGAGAGGGACGTCAGCATTGATGAAAGTTTGATGATGTACAAAGGTCGTCTTAGCTGGATTCAATATCTTCCACTGAAAAGGGCTCGATTTGGCATAAAATTATACCTGTTGTGCGAATCAAAATCGGGCTATGTACATTCGAGTATAATTTACACAGGAAAGGGAACCCTTATtagcaataaatataaaaattggccTATGTCTTCCCAAATAGTTTTGTCTTTGATGGAACCGTTACTGAATTTGGGATATTGCGTAACGACAGATAATTTTTACACATCCCCTCAGCTAGCAGATTTTTTAGCACAACGTAAAACAGATTCATATGGGACTATGCGAATGAATCGGCAAGAAGTACCCAAAGAAATTcgggaaaaaaaattaaaaaaaggcgAAATTACCGCATTTCAAAGAGGAAAAGTTATGGTTTTGAAGTGGAGGGATAAAAAAGACGTTTGTATGCTTTCTACTGTCCATAATTCCGCAAGGGAAACTACAAAAAAGAGGGACAAAGACGGTGGACTGATAAAAAAACCTAAGGTTATTATTGACTATAATAATACAATGGGGGGCGTTGATCGGCTAGATCAACATTTGCATGATTATCCTATAGCAAGAAAAAGAGGGAAgaaatattacaagaaaatatttttccacTTATTAGACATGTCGCTATGGAATGCTTTTGtcttatataataaaaacggTGGACAAAAGAATAATTTACAGTTTCGGCAGGCACTAATTGAGAAGCTTATagagaattttcattcaaCCTCTTCTACCAGGAAAGGTCGACCTAGCTATCAACCTGGACCCTTACGATTGACCGAGCGCCATTTTCCCGAATATGTACCAccaacgaaaaaaaaagctGCTCCAT ATTTAGCTGATGATG aaaACGATATTCcaatttatcaaaaaccaTACAGGAAACCTTACActcaaaaactagaaatgaAACAACAAATtgacaaaatgttaaaacaaaGAATAATTCGTGAAAGCAGTTCCCCATGGTCTTCACCAGTATCATTAGTTCCCAAAAAGTTAGATGCTTCAG atgatataattttttcaacatcTCTACAAGAGCATAAAGATAGGATAGAAGAAGTATTTAAACGTTTAATAGAAAACGGTGTAAAAATATCTCTTGataaat gttattatagaaaatttattagagATTTTGCTAAAGTTACTGAACCCTTcactaaatttttatcaaaagaaCACTCAACTGTTGTAATGGATGAAACTTATAAATCTTGTTTTGAGAAGTGTAAAGAATTATTGTGTAATGACCCTATTTTGATTTATCCAGATTTTACAAAACCGTTTATAATAACAACTGATGCAAGTAACGTAGGTTAG